In one window of Lynx canadensis isolate LIC74 chromosome A3, mLynCan4.pri.v2, whole genome shotgun sequence DNA:
- the LOC115510768 gene encoding lithostathine-like isoform X1, with translation MRPWQELYCTYLGEDTGGSLSDTGALRLSTRRLGRSHGVTDMMRPHTDLPSMSWMLFSCLMLLSQVQGEDSPKEVPTPRIRCPKGSKAYASHCYALFMTPKSWMNADMACQKRPSGHLVSVLSGAEASFVASLVQNSANTYSNIWMGLHDPTEGYEPNAGGWEWSSTDVLNYLAWERHPSTNPNPGYCGSLSASTGYLKWRDYNCGAMLPYICKFKD, from the exons ATGAGACCATGGCAAGAGCTATACTGTACATATTTGGGGGAAGATACAGGAGGATCTCTGTCAGATACAGGAGCTCTGAGACTCAGCACACGCAGGCTTGGGAGGTCTCATGGG GTCACAGACATGATGCGGCCTCACACGGACCTCCCCAGCATGTCCTGGATGCTGTTCTCCTGCCTGATGTTGCTGTCTCAGGTCCAAG GTGAAGACTCGCCAAAGGAAGTGCCCACTCCACGGATCAGGTGTCCCAAAGGCTCCAAGGCCTATGCCTCCCACTGCTATGCCTTGTTTATGACACCAAAATCCTGGATGAATGCAGAT ATGGCCTGCCAGAAGAGACCCTCGGGACACCTTGTGTCTGTGCTCAGTGGGGCTGAGGCATCCTTTGTGGCCTCCCTAGTACAGAACAGTGCGAACACTTACTCAAACATCTGGATGGGGCTCCATGATCCCACAGAG GGCTATGAGCCCAATGCAGGTGGATGGGAGTGGAGTAGCACGGATGTGCTGAATTACCTTGCCTGGGAGAGACACCCCTCCACTAACCCAAACCCCGGCTACTGTGGGAGTCTGTCAGCAAGCACAG GATATCTGAAATGGAGAGATTATAACTGCGGTGCGATGCTACCTTATATCTGCAAGTTCAAGGACTAG
- the LOC115510768 gene encoding lithostathine-like isoform X2 has translation MMRPHTDLPSMSWMLFSCLMLLSQVQGEDSPKEVPTPRIRCPKGSKAYASHCYALFMTPKSWMNADMACQKRPSGHLVSVLSGAEASFVASLVQNSANTYSNIWMGLHDPTEGYEPNAGGWEWSSTDVLNYLAWERHPSTNPNPGYCGSLSASTGYLKWRDYNCGAMLPYICKFKD, from the exons ATGATGCGGCCTCACACGGACCTCCCCAGCATGTCCTGGATGCTGTTCTCCTGCCTGATGTTGCTGTCTCAGGTCCAAG GTGAAGACTCGCCAAAGGAAGTGCCCACTCCACGGATCAGGTGTCCCAAAGGCTCCAAGGCCTATGCCTCCCACTGCTATGCCTTGTTTATGACACCAAAATCCTGGATGAATGCAGAT ATGGCCTGCCAGAAGAGACCCTCGGGACACCTTGTGTCTGTGCTCAGTGGGGCTGAGGCATCCTTTGTGGCCTCCCTAGTACAGAACAGTGCGAACACTTACTCAAACATCTGGATGGGGCTCCATGATCCCACAGAG GGCTATGAGCCCAATGCAGGTGGATGGGAGTGGAGTAGCACGGATGTGCTGAATTACCTTGCCTGGGAGAGACACCCCTCCACTAACCCAAACCCCGGCTACTGTGGGAGTCTGTCAGCAAGCACAG GATATCTGAAATGGAGAGATTATAACTGCGGTGCGATGCTACCTTATATCTGCAAGTTCAAGGACTAG